A window of the Halichoerus grypus chromosome 2, mHalGry1.hap1.1, whole genome shotgun sequence genome harbors these coding sequences:
- the ABHD15 gene encoding protein ABHD15 isoform X1 — MQARERAAPGSKPAGGRDAGQAPAGPETDPPPGRALAQLRVPAGPRQTLRSESAAEPGEGGAASGSGCRCSGPAGAREPKPGAVVYSLLPFATSQLRPLRAQRLRVSPRSYTPSGAEGRVGGDSDAYPRAPIRVSPLCAANTPLLSSLPSPLPSGSLARPRSLFCGLGSFHLLLRLVAIAVQRAWGGIGGAGEGSRARTGCLCGATANPERPPPTPPPRRRALGSSARRAGSSRRGRPRRLPPSTRRGLSCLAMPPWGAALALLLAALALLGLLAPRLRRAVGARTLPGASGQDHEEEADGGGAAAPFSDGREPLPGGCRLICKPSALAQCLLSALRRSTALEPRPRSWLSGPHLQTLCHFVLPAGPGPELAREYLQLADDGLVALDWVVGPCPRGRRVTNAGGLPAVLLVIPSAWGRLTRNVLGLCLLALERGYYPVIFHRRGHHGCPLVSPRLQPFGDPSDLKEAVTYIRFRHPAAPLFAVSEGSGSALLLSYLGECGSSSYVTGAACISPVLRCREWFEAGLPWPYERGFLLHQKVALSRYASALQDTVDTHRLFRSRSLREFEETLFCHTKSFPISWDTYWDHNDPLRDVDEAAVPVLCISSADDPVCGPPDHFLPTELFHNNPYFFLLLSHHGGHCGFLRQEPLPAWSHEVILECFRALTEFFRTEERMKGLSRHRASFLGGRRRWGTLQKREASPSSNLEEIFSWKRSYTR; from the exons ACAAACACTGAGGTCAGAGAGCGCGGCCgagcctggggagggaggagcggCTAGTGGCTCCGGCTGCCGCTGCAGCGGCCCCGCGGGAGCCCGAGAGCCCAAGCCCGGAGCTGTGGTTTATTCACTTCTCCCTTTTGCTACTTCTCAGCTGCGGCCCCTGAGGGCGCAGCGACTCAGGGTCTCCCCGCGCAGCTACACACCAAGCGGGGCCGAGGGGAGGGTCGGCGGGGACTCTGATGCTTATCCCCGTGCCCCGATCCGAGTCTCCCCACTCTGTGCCGCCAACACCCCACTCCTCAGCTcgctgccctccccactcccttccgGCTCGCTGGCGCGTCCTCGCTCCCTTTTTTGTGGCCTAGGCTCCTTTCACCTTCTGCTCCGGCTTGTCGCAATCGCTGTACAAAGGGCCTGGGGCGGGATTGGGGGGGCGGGCGAGGGGAGCCGGGCCCGAACTGGCTGCCTCTGCGGGGCCACGGCCAATCCCGagcgcccaccccccaccccacccccgcgcAGGAGAGCCCTGGGCAGCTCCGCCCGCAGAGCCGGGAGCTCGCGGAGGGGACGGCCCCGCCGCCTGCCACCCTCCACCCGCCGGGGGCTCTCCTGCCTCGCCATGCCGCCGTGGGGCGCCGCCCTCGCCCTGCTCCTGGCCGCGCTCGCCCTGCTTGGCCTGCTGGCCCCGCGGCTGCGGCGCGCCGTCGGAGCGAGGACTCTGCCGGGGGCCAGCGGCCAGGACCACGAGGAGGAGGCGGACGGCGGAGGCGCCGCGGCCCCGTTCAGCGACGGGCGGGAGCCGCTGCCCGGCGGGTGCAGGCTCATCTGTAAACCGTCGGCGCTGGCCCAGTGCCTGCTGAGCGCCTTGCGACGCTCGACTGCGCTGGAGCCGCGCCCGCGCTCCTGGCTCTCCGGGCCACACCTGCAGACCCTCTGCCACTTCGTGCTGCCGGCAGGGCCGGGGCCTGAGCTGGCCCGGGAGTACCTGCAGTTAGCGGACGACGGGCTGGTGGCCCTGGACTGGGTCGTGGGACCTTGTCCCCGGGGCCGGCGGGTCACCAACGCCGGGGGCCTCCCCGCGGTGCTGCTGGTGATCCCCAGTGCATGGGGGCGCCTCACTCGCAACGTGCTCGGCCTCTGCCTGCTCGCCCTGGAGCGCGGCTACTACCCGGTCATCTTCCACCGCCGCGGCCACCACGGCTGCCCGCTGGTCAGCCCCCGGCTGCAGCCTTTCGGGGACCCGTCCGACCTCAAAGAGGCGGTCACTTACATCCGCTTCCGACACCCAGCGGCCCCTCTGTTCGCGGTGAGCGAGGGCTCGGGCTCGGCGCTTCTGCTGTCCTACCTGGGCGAGTGCGGCTCCTCCAGCTATGTGACCGGCGCCGCCTGCATCTCGCCCGTGCTGCGCTGCCGCGAGTGGTTTGAGGCCGGCCTGCCCTGGCCCTATGAGCGGGGCTTTCTGCTCCACCAGAAGGTGGCCCTCAGCAG GTACGCCTCGGCCCTGCAGGACACCGTGGACACCCACAGACTGTTCAGGAGCCGCTCCCTGCGCGAGTTTGAGGAGACCCTCTTCTGCCACACCAAGAGTTTCCCCATCAGCTGGGACACCTACTGGGACCACAACGACCCCCTCCGGGATGTGGACGAGGCCGCCGTGCCTGTGCTGTGTATCTCTAGCGCCGACGACCCTGTATGCGGGCCCCCGGACCACTTTCTGCCCACGGAACTGTTTCACAACAACCCCTACTTCTTCCTCCTGCTCAGTCACCACGGAGGCCACTGCGGCTTCCTGCGCCAGGAGCCCTTGCCAGCCTGGAGCCATGAGGTCATCTTGGAGTGCTTCCGGGCCTTGACTGAGTTCTTCCGAACGGAAGAGAGGATGAAAGGGCTGAGCAGGCACCGGGCTTCGTTCCTGGGGGGCCGGCGTCGCTGGGGAACCCTGCAGAAGAGGGAGGCCTCTCCGTCTTCCAATCTGGAGGAGATCTTTAGCTGGAAGCGATCGTATACGAGGTGA
- the ABHD15 gene encoding protein ABHD15 isoform X3, producing the protein MQARERAAPGSKPAGGRDAGQAPAGPETDPPPGRALAQLRVPAGPRQTLRSESAAEPGEGGAASGSGCRCSGPAGAREPKPGAVVYSLLPFATSQLRPLRAQRLRVSPRSYTPSGAEGRVGGDSDAYPRAPIRVSPLCAANTPLLSSLPSPLPSGSLARPRSLFCGLGSFHLLLRLVAIAVQRAWGGIGGAGEGSRARTGCLCGATANPERPPPTPPPRRRALGSSARRAGSSRRGRPRRLPPSTRRGLSCLAMPPWGAALALLLAALALLGLLAPRLRRAVGARTLPGASGQDHEEEADGGGAAAPFSDGREPLPGGCRLICKPSALAQCLLSALRRSTALEPRPRSWLSGPHLQTLCHFVLPAGPGPELAREYLQLADDGLVALDWVVGPCPRGRRVTNAGGLPAVLLVIPSAWGRLTRNVLGLCLLALERGYYPVIFHRRGHHGCPLVSPRLQPFGDPSDLKEAVTYIRFRHPAAPLFAVSEGSGSALLLSYLGECGSSSYVTGAACISPVLRCREWFEAGLPWPYERGFLLHQKVALSRSNPELNNGPKCCHSRAVQGKVFSYGLIASFHPQMTSPPPHPPAQC; encoded by the exons ACAAACACTGAGGTCAGAGAGCGCGGCCgagcctggggagggaggagcggCTAGTGGCTCCGGCTGCCGCTGCAGCGGCCCCGCGGGAGCCCGAGAGCCCAAGCCCGGAGCTGTGGTTTATTCACTTCTCCCTTTTGCTACTTCTCAGCTGCGGCCCCTGAGGGCGCAGCGACTCAGGGTCTCCCCGCGCAGCTACACACCAAGCGGGGCCGAGGGGAGGGTCGGCGGGGACTCTGATGCTTATCCCCGTGCCCCGATCCGAGTCTCCCCACTCTGTGCCGCCAACACCCCACTCCTCAGCTcgctgccctccccactcccttccgGCTCGCTGGCGCGTCCTCGCTCCCTTTTTTGTGGCCTAGGCTCCTTTCACCTTCTGCTCCGGCTTGTCGCAATCGCTGTACAAAGGGCCTGGGGCGGGATTGGGGGGGCGGGCGAGGGGAGCCGGGCCCGAACTGGCTGCCTCTGCGGGGCCACGGCCAATCCCGagcgcccaccccccaccccacccccgcgcAGGAGAGCCCTGGGCAGCTCCGCCCGCAGAGCCGGGAGCTCGCGGAGGGGACGGCCCCGCCGCCTGCCACCCTCCACCCGCCGGGGGCTCTCCTGCCTCGCCATGCCGCCGTGGGGCGCCGCCCTCGCCCTGCTCCTGGCCGCGCTCGCCCTGCTTGGCCTGCTGGCCCCGCGGCTGCGGCGCGCCGTCGGAGCGAGGACTCTGCCGGGGGCCAGCGGCCAGGACCACGAGGAGGAGGCGGACGGCGGAGGCGCCGCGGCCCCGTTCAGCGACGGGCGGGAGCCGCTGCCCGGCGGGTGCAGGCTCATCTGTAAACCGTCGGCGCTGGCCCAGTGCCTGCTGAGCGCCTTGCGACGCTCGACTGCGCTGGAGCCGCGCCCGCGCTCCTGGCTCTCCGGGCCACACCTGCAGACCCTCTGCCACTTCGTGCTGCCGGCAGGGCCGGGGCCTGAGCTGGCCCGGGAGTACCTGCAGTTAGCGGACGACGGGCTGGTGGCCCTGGACTGGGTCGTGGGACCTTGTCCCCGGGGCCGGCGGGTCACCAACGCCGGGGGCCTCCCCGCGGTGCTGCTGGTGATCCCCAGTGCATGGGGGCGCCTCACTCGCAACGTGCTCGGCCTCTGCCTGCTCGCCCTGGAGCGCGGCTACTACCCGGTCATCTTCCACCGCCGCGGCCACCACGGCTGCCCGCTGGTCAGCCCCCGGCTGCAGCCTTTCGGGGACCCGTCCGACCTCAAAGAGGCGGTCACTTACATCCGCTTCCGACACCCAGCGGCCCCTCTGTTCGCGGTGAGCGAGGGCTCGGGCTCGGCGCTTCTGCTGTCCTACCTGGGCGAGTGCGGCTCCTCCAGCTATGTGACCGGCGCCGCCTGCATCTCGCCCGTGCTGCGCTGCCGCGAGTGGTTTGAGGCCGGCCTGCCCTGGCCCTATGAGCGGGGCTTTCTGCTCCACCAGAAGGTGGCCCTCAGCAG GTCAAACCCTGAGCTCAACAATGGCCCGAAGTGTTGTCACAGCCGAGCAGTCCAAGGCAAGGTGTTCTCATATGGCTTAATTGCCAGTTTCCATCCCCAAatgacctccccacccccccatcccccggcCCAGTGCTGA
- the ABHD15 gene encoding protein ABHD15 isoform X2, translated as MQARERAAPGSKPAGGRDAGQAPAGPETDPPPGRALAQLRVPAGPRQTLRSESAAEPGEGGAASGSGCRCSGPAGAREPKPGAVVYSLLPFATSQLRPLRAQRLRVSPRSYTPSGAEGRVGGDSDAYPRAPIRVSPLCAANTPLLSSLPSPLPSGSLARPRSLFCGLGSFHLLLRLVAIAVQRAWGGIGGAGEGSRARTGCLCGATANPERPPPTPPPRRRALGSSARRAGSSRRGRPRRLPPSTRRGLSCLAMPPWGAALALLLAALALLGLLAPRLRRAVGARTLPGASGQDHEEEADGGGAAAPFSDGREPLPGGCRLICKPSALAQCLLSALRRSTALEPRPRSWLSGPHLQTLCHFVLPAGPGPELAREYLQLADDGLVALDWVVGPCPRGRRVTNAGGLPAVLLVIPSAWGRLTRNVLGLCLLALERGYYPVIFHRRGHHGCPLVSPRLQPFGDPSDLKEAVTYIRFRHPAAPLFAVSEGSGSALLLSYLGECGSSSYVTGAACISPVLRCREWFEAGLPWPYERGFLLHQKVALSRYASALQDTVDTHRLFRSRSLREFEETLFCHTKSFPISWDTYWDHNDPLRDVDEAAVPVLCISSADDPVCGPPDHFLPTELFHNNPYFFLLLSHHGGHCGFLRQEPLPAWSHEVILECFRALTEFFRTEERMKGLSRHRASFLGGRRRWGTLQKREASPSSNLEEIFSWKRSYTR; from the exons ACAAACACTGAGGTCAGAGAGCGCGGCCgagcctggggagggaggagcggCTAGTGGCTCCGGCTGCCGCTGCAGCGGCCCCGCGGGAGCCCGAGAGCCCAAGCCCGGAGCTGTGGTTTATTCACTTCTCCCTTTTGCTACTTCTCAGCTGCGGCCCCTGAGGGCGCAGCGACTCAGGGTCTCCCCGCGCAGCTACACACCAAGCGGGGCCGAGGGGAGGGTCGGCGGGGACTCTGATGCTTATCCCCGTGCCCCGATCCGAGTCTCCCCACTCTGTGCCGCCAACACCCCACTCCTCAGCTcgctgccctccccactcccttccgGCTCGCTGGCGCGTCCTCGCTCCCTTTTTTGTGGCCTAGGCTCCTTTCACCTTCTGCTCCGGCTTGTCGCAATCGCTGTACAAAGGGCCTGGGGCGGGATTGGGGGGGCGGGCGAGGGGAGCCGGGCCCGAACTGGCTGCCTCTGCGGGGCCACGGCCAATCCCGagcgcccaccccccaccccacccccgcgcAGGAGAGCCCTGGGCAGCTCCGCCCGCAGAGCCGGGAGCTCGCGGAGGGGACGGCCCCGCCGCCTGCCACCCTCCACCCGCCGGGGGCTCTCCTGCCTCGCCATGCCGCCGTGGGGCGCCGCCCTCGCCCTGCTCCTGGCCGCGCTCGCCCTGCTTGGCCTGCTGGCCCCGCGGCTGCGGCGCGCCGTCGGAGCGAGGACTCTGCCGGGGGCCAGCGGCCAGGACCACGAGGAGGAGGCGGACGGCGGAGGCGCCGCGGCCCCGTTCAGCGACGGGCGGGAGCCGCTGCCCGGCGGGTGCAGGCTCATCTGTAAACCGTCGGCGCTGGCCCAGTGCCTGCTGAGCGCCTTGCGACGCTCGACTGCGCTGGAGCCGCGCCCGCGCTCCTGGCTCTCCGGGCCACACCTGCAGACCCTCTGCCACTTCGTGCTGCCGGCAGGGCCGGGGCCTGAGCTGGCCCGGGAGTACCTGCAGTTAGCGGACGACGGGCTGGTGGCCCTGGACTGGGTCGTGGGACCTTGTCCCCGGGGCCGGCGGGTCACCAACGCCGGGGGCCTCCCCGCGGTGCTGCTGGTGATCCCCAGTGCATGGGGGCGCCTCACTCGCAACGTGCTCGGCCTCTGCCTGCTCGCCCTGGAGCGCGGCTACTACCCGGTCATCTTCCACCGCCGCGGCCACCACGGCTGCCCGCTGGTCAGCCCCCGGCTGCAGCCTTTCGGGGACCCGTCCGACCTCAAAGAGGCGGTCACTTACATCCGCTTCCGACACCCAGCGGCCCCTCTGTTCGCGGTGAGCGAGGGCTCGGGCTCGGCGCTTCTGCTGTCCTACCTGGGCGAGTGCGGCTCCTCCAGCTATGTGACCGGCGCCGCCTGCATCTCGCCCGTGCTGCGCTGCCGCGAGTGGTTTGAGGCCGGCCTGCCCTGGCCCTATGAGCGGGGCTTTCTGCTCCACCAGAAGGTGGCCCTCAGCAG GTACGCCTCGGCCCTGCAGGACACCGTGGACACCCACAGACTGTTCAGGAGCCGCTCCCTGCGCGAGTTTGAGGAGACCCTCTTCTGCCACACCAAGAGTTTCCCCATCAGCTGGGACACCTACTGGGACCACAACGACCCCCTCCGGGATGTGGACGAGGCCGCCGTGCCTGTGCTGTGTATCTCTAGCGCCGACGACCCTGTATGCGGGCCCCCGGACCACTTTCTGCCCACGGAACTGTTTCACAACAACCCCTACTTCTTCCTCCTGCTCAGTCACCACGGAGGCCACTGCGGCTTCCTGCGCCAGGAGCCCTTGCCAGCCTGGAGCCATGAGGTCATCTTGGAGTGCTTCCGGGCCTTGACTGAGTTCTTCCGAACGGAAGAGAGGATGAAAGGGCTGAGCAGGCACCGGGCTTCGTTCCTGGGGGGCCGGCGTCGCTGGGGAACCCTGCAGAAGAGGGAGGCCTCTCCGTCTTCCAATCTGGAGGAGATCTTTAGCTGGAAGCGATCGTATACGAG